GGTCTTCCGACTCGCCGTTCCAATAGTGATCCATTAATCAATGTCTACATACTTTATTGGCGACGTTCACGGTTGCTTTGATGAACTGATCGCGCTGTTAAACCAGGTGGAGTTTTCACCGGAAAAAGACACCGTATGGCTGACCGGCGACCTCGTGGCGCGCGGCCCTGGCTCGCTCGACGTGCTGCGCTACGTCAAATCTCTTGGCGACAGCGCGCGCATTGTGCTCGGCAATCACGATCTGCATCTGCTGGCGGTCTTTGCCGGCATCAGCCGCAATAAGCCAAAAGATCGGCTTAACCTGCTGCTGGAAGCGCCCGACGCCGACGAGCTGATTAACTGGCTGCGCCGCCAGCCGCTGCTGCAAGTCGACGAAGAGAAAAAGGTGGTGATGGCCCACGCCGGGATCACGCCACAGTGGGATCTCGACACGGCGAAAAGCTGCGCCCGCGATGTCGAAGCGGTGCTGGCGAGCGACTCCTATCCGCTGTTCCTCGATGCGATGTATGGCGATCTACCAAACCACTGGTCACCGGAGCTAAGCGGCCTTGCACGTTTACGCTTTATCACCAACGCGTTTACGCGCATGCGTTACTGCTTCCCGAACGGGCAGCTGGATATGTACTGCAAAGATACGCCGCAGAACGCGCCGGCACCGCTGAAACCCTGGTTCTCAATTCCGGGTCAGGTTGCGCAGGCGTACAGCATCGTCTTCGGTCACTGGGCATCGCTGGAAGGGGAAGGCACGCCGGAGGGGATTTACGGGCTGGATACGGGCTGCTGCTGGGGCGGGGATCTCACCTGCCTGCGCTGGGAGGATAAGCAGATCTTCACCCAGCCATCGAATCGCCAGATGGATCTGGGTGATGGGGAAGCCATCGCCTCCTGAAATGAAAATCCCCGGCATGCCGGGGATTTTGCTATTAGCGACGCTCGAGAATTTCGAAGCAGTAGCTGTGTGAATTCTGCGCGTCCGCGTCGTGGAATTCACTGAAGACCGAGTCCCACTCGTCCGGATCGTAATCCGGGAAATGGGTATCGCCCTCCACTTCCGCATCAATGTGCGTCAGGTAGAGGCGCTGTGCTTTCGGCAGGAACTGCTCGTAGACGCGTCCGCCACCGATCACCATGATCTCCTGCGCATCGCCGCACGCCGCCAGCGCATCTTCAACGGATTTCACCCACTCAACGCGATCGTCGGTGCCTGGCTGGCTGCTGATGACAATGTTTTTACGCCCCGGCAGCGGGCGACCGATGGATTCCCATGTCAGGCGGCCCATCACAACAGGTTTGTTTAAGGTGTTGCGCTTAAACCAGGCGAGATCGGCAGGGAGATCCCACGGCATGGCATTCTCCATACCGATGACGCGATCCACTGCTAACGCCGCAATCAGACTGATCATTCATTCATTTCCTGGATGCAAAAAATTGTCGCCACTATACGGAAAGCACAATCTTTCGTCGACGGTGCGCAAGGTAAAGAAGAAGAAAAATTTCTGTTCTGCTGGCGGTGACCCTGCACATCTTCGCACCGCCAGCTTTCCATGCCTGATCTATCAAGCCGTTAGCCGTCAAGCAGCCTTAACAGGCCACGCGATCAGGGCTGCGGTTTTACCGCGGGCCCATCTGCCGGATCGTCAGTATGTCTTCCCTCTTCCGTTCCCTGCCAGCCATGGCGCTGCGTGACGGAGAGATGCGCACGATCTTCGGCGATAATCTCCGTCAGCATGGCGCTGGTGCGTTTAAACACCGCAACGCGCCCCTGGCCGCCATCTTCCGCATTTGCCATCTCTTCAATCATGTCGTGATTAAAGCGGCGGAAGCGATCGGCGCGCTCACGCGCCTCATAGGCACCCAGCCCCAGCCCTTCAAGCGCCAGACGGCCGGTTTTCAGCGCCGCTTCGAAGGTCTCACGTTCAGGATCCTCAACGCCCATCTGACGCAGGCGAATGTAGTGATCGACATCGCGGGCGCGGGCAATAATGCGCAGGTGCGGGAAGTGCTCTTTCGCCAGCTCCGTTAAGTGCAGGCTGGCTTCGGGATCATCAATTGCGTTGATCAATACTTCCGCCCGCGCCGCGCCCGCAGACTCCAGCAGATCGACGCGGGTCGCGTCACCGTAGAAGACCTTCATGCCAAACTTACGCAGCGTCTCGATATGGTCGGGATCGTGATCGAGGATCACCATCTTCACGCCGCTGGAGAGCAACAAGCGCCCTGAGATCTGCCCGAAGCGGCCAAAGCCGGCGACAATCACCCGCGCCTCCTCTTCATCGATCGCATCGGCTTCCTGCTCACGATCGCCGCCGCCCGCCTCCAGACGCGCGAGCAGCACCAGCAGCAGCGGCGTTGCTGCCATCGACAGCGCCACAGTGAGGGTTAAGGCTTTTGCCCATTCGCTGTCCAGCACCTGCGCCGTCTGCGCCGCGCCAAATACCACGAAAGCGAACTCACTCCCCTGCCCCAGCAGCGCCGCAAACCACCAGCGCTGCTTACGCGGCACCGTTAAAGGACGCGCGATCAGCCACAGCACAGCGGTTTTAATCACCAGGAATCCGCCCAGCATCAGCAGAATGCGCAGCGGATGGCTCACCAGCGTGCCGAAATCGATCGACATGCCAACGCCGATAAAGAAGAGCCCGAGCAGCAGCCCTTTAAACGGCTCGATATCGCTCTCCAGCGCGTGGCGATACTCGGAGCTGGCCAGCAGCACCCCGGCGAGGAAGGCGCCCATCGCCATCGATAACCCGGCCTCTTCCAGCAGCAAACCGAAACCGAAGACCAGCAGCAGCGCCACGGCGCAGAAGACTTCGCGCAGTCCGGAGCGGGCAACAAAACGCAGCGCCGGGCGCGCGACATAACGCCCAATCAGCACCACCAGCGTTAGCGCCGCCACCACTTTCAACGCGGATAATAGAAAGGCGCTGAGAGTCATCGCTCCGCCACTGGCGGCCAGCAGCGGGATCATCGCCACCAGCGGAATGGCGGCGATATCCTGGAACAGCAACACTGAAAAGGCGCTGCGCCCCATCTGCGAGGCGGTCAGGTTCCGCTCATTCATCGCCTGCATGGCGATAGCGGTCGATGAGAGCCCCAGCGTCAGGCCAATCAGCAGCGCCACCGGCCACGGCAGGCCGAGCAGCAGACAGAAGCCCCCAAGCAACAGGCCACAGCTGCCCATCTGCAATGCGCCGCCGCCAAACACCGAGGCGCGTAATTTCCATAACCGCTGCGGATCAAGCTCCAGGCCGATGATAAACAGCATCAATACCACGCCAATTTCGGCGAAGTGCAGAATAGACTCCGCATCGGTGACCAGCCGTAACCCCCACGGGCCGATAATCCCGCCGGCAATCAGGTAACCAAGCACTGAACCGAGCCCGAGGCGCATG
This Kosakonia cowanii JCM 10956 = DSM 18146 DNA region includes the following protein-coding sequences:
- the kefC gene encoding glutathione-regulated potassium-efflux system protein KefC: MDSHSMIQALIYLGAAALVVPIAMRLGLGSVLGYLIAGGIIGPWGLRLVTDAESILHFAEIGVVLMLFIIGLELDPQRLWKLRASVFGGGALQMGSCGLLLGGFCLLLGLPWPVALLIGLTLGLSSTAIAMQAMNERNLTASQMGRSAFSVLLFQDIAAIPLVAMIPLLAASGGAMTLSAFLLSALKVVAALTLVVLIGRYVARPALRFVARSGLREVFCAVALLLVFGFGLLLEEAGLSMAMGAFLAGVLLASSEYRHALESDIEPFKGLLLGLFFIGVGMSIDFGTLVSHPLRILLMLGGFLVIKTAVLWLIARPLTVPRKQRWWFAALLGQGSEFAFVVFGAAQTAQVLDSEWAKALTLTVALSMAATPLLLVLLARLEAGGGDREQEADAIDEEEARVIVAGFGRFGQISGRLLLSSGVKMVILDHDPDHIETLRKFGMKVFYGDATRVDLLESAGAARAEVLINAIDDPEASLHLTELAKEHFPHLRIIARARDVDHYIRLRQMGVEDPERETFEAALKTGRLALEGLGLGAYEARERADRFRRFNHDMIEEMANAEDGGQGRVAVFKRTSAMLTEIIAEDRAHLSVTQRHGWQGTEEGRHTDDPADGPAVKPQP
- the apaH gene encoding bis(5'-nucleosyl)-tetraphosphatase (symmetrical) ApaH, whose product is MSTYFIGDVHGCFDELIALLNQVEFSPEKDTVWLTGDLVARGPGSLDVLRYVKSLGDSARIVLGNHDLHLLAVFAGISRNKPKDRLNLLLEAPDADELINWLRRQPLLQVDEEKKVVMAHAGITPQWDLDTAKSCARDVEAVLASDSYPLFLDAMYGDLPNHWSPELSGLARLRFITNAFTRMRYCFPNGQLDMYCKDTPQNAPAPLKPWFSIPGQVAQAYSIVFGHWASLEGEGTPEGIYGLDTGCCWGGDLTCLRWEDKQIFTQPSNRQMDLGDGEAIAS
- the folA gene encoding type 3 dihydrofolate reductase codes for the protein MISLIAALAVDRVIGMENAMPWDLPADLAWFKRNTLNKPVVMGRLTWESIGRPLPGRKNIVISSQPGTDDRVEWVKSVEDALAACGDAQEIMVIGGGRVYEQFLPKAQRLYLTHIDAEVEGDTHFPDYDPDEWDSVFSEFHDADAQNSHSYCFEILERR